A single genomic interval of Daucus carota subsp. sativus chromosome 1, DH1 v3.0, whole genome shotgun sequence harbors:
- the LOC108198064 gene encoding beta-amyrin 6-beta-monooxygenase-like: MLNLDTDMDRLEFLSLSALVAIVVSLFLFFFSFRRSKANVPPGSSGWPVMGESIKFFRLGPQEFIKERTRKYSQDVFQTSLFGQKMAVFCGPIGNKFVYANETRSLAAWWPLSVRKALFFPEFVESPTDEISSLMFISIRDILKPEALKQYIPVMDSMAREHVDSQWADNEVVKVFPVSKKYTFDLACRILMGVVDAELVIRLAKHFTLVTAGLFSVPIDLPGTPYNKGIKGGKLVRAELMKIITERRKEMSENKSETVRRSNFLSRLLLVTDENGKFASEREITNNIVGLLFASYETTSSAVTFVLKYLSELPHIYDEVYKEQMEIAKSKSEGELLTWEDVQKMRYSWNVVCETLRFIPPLLGGFRDVVNDFNYAGFTIPKGWKTLWTVHTTHKNPKYFADPETFDPSRFEGRGPAPSTYVPFGGGSRMCPGKEYARLEILVFLHNIVTKFKLEKVNPQEKIELYFLPVPKEGLPLRLTRHK; this comes from the exons ATGCTCAATTTAGACACTGATATGGATAGACTAGAGTTCTTAAGCTTATCGGCATTGGTAGCCATTGTTGTATCCCTGTTTCTATTTTTCTTCAGTTTCCGAAGATCGAAAGCAAATGTCCCACCAGGATCAAGCGGATGGCCAGTGATGGGAGAAAGTATCAAGTTTTTTCGGTTAGGTCCCCAGGAATTCATCAAAGAAAGAACCAGAAAGTATTCCCAGGATGTATTCCAAACCTCTTTATTTGGTCAGAAAATGGCTGTGTTTTGCGGACCGATTGGGAACAAGTTTGTCTATGCCAATGAAACCAGATCACTGGCAGCCTGGTGGCCACTGTCTGTAAGAAAGGCCTTGTTTTTCCCCGAGTTTGTAGAGTCTCCTACAGACGAAATTTCATCTCTCATGTTTATTAGTATTCGTGATATTCTTAAACCAGAGGCTTTGAAACAGTACATACCGGTCATGGATTCAATGGCACGAGAGCACGTGGATTCCCAGTGGGCTGATAATGAAGTAGTCAAGGTGTTTCCAGTGTCGAAGAAATACACATTTGATTTGGCTTGTAGAATATTGATGGGTGTAGTTGATGCGGAGCTTGTCATAAGGCTAGCCAAGCATTTCACTCTTGTTACTGCTGGCTTGTTCTCCGTCCCAATCGATCTGCCAGGAACTCCTTATAACAAAGGCATTAAAGGGGGGAAATTGGTTCGGGCTGAGCTTATGAAGATCATTACTGAGAGGAGAAAGGAAATGTCGGAGAATAAATCAGAAACAGTCCGGAGATCCAATTTTCTGTCCCGATTGCTGCTGGTGACCGATGAAAATGGGAAATTTGCCAGCGAAAGGGAGATCACTAACAACATTGTTGGTTTGCTTTTTGCTAGCTACGAGACGACTAGCAGTGCTGTTACCTTTGTGCTCAAGTATCTTTCAGAACTTCCACATATTTACGACGAGGTCTACAAAG AACAAATGGAAATAGCTAAATCAAAGAGTGAAGGGGAGCTATTAACGTGGGAAGATGTACAGAAGATGAGGTACTCGTGGAACGTTGTGTGTGAGACTCTACGATTCATACCACCTCTGCTCGGGGGCTTTAGAGATGTTGTTAATGACTTCAATTATGCTGGTTTCACCATCCCCAAAGGATGGAAG acATTGTGGACAGTGCATACAACACACAAGAATCCGAAATACTTTGCAGATCCGGAAACATTTGATCCTTCAAGATTCGAAGGGAGAGGGCCTGCTCCAAGTACTTATGTACCTTTTGGTGGAGGATCCAGAATGTGTCCAGGAAAAGAGTACGCCCGTCTTGAAATTCTGGTGtttcttcataacattgttaCCAAATTCAAATTGGAGAAAGTGAATCCTCAAGAAAAGATAGAATTATACTTTCTCCCGGTACCAAAGGAAGGTCTTCCTCTGCGTCTAACCCgccataaataa
- the LOC108203632 gene encoding uncharacterized protein LOC108203632: MKFRNVPDSPFSMFTFRETKWNALAFGFLPEVNDYVVVHVIKPISTAAPPCYLISNPDIGYEEYPHSVKIGVYSLNSNSWKEVCQDKVFVDYMSTDVSVFVDGTAFWVGYNNEDLCQLVMYFDTKTNVLGQVILPDDIIFRACQLENPLILPFGQSIAYFVEVGEDDASEDDEDYGSPHMDIWVLNKDTMGEFSWEEKMSVTLSENVWPEVLGIRNNGEPIQAKLDKLISYDLDTHEPYVFVESCEHLTPTPYYKEGSKSPFVIRPFLETLLFLDMD, translated from the exons ATG AAATTTAGGAATGTGCCGGACTCTCCCTTTTCGATGTTTACATTTAGGGAGACTAAGTGGAATGCTTTAGCTTTTGGGTTTTTGCCGGAAGTTAATGATTATGTTGTGGTACATGTTATCAAACCTATTTCGACGGCTGCACCCCCTTGCTACTTAATTTCTAATCCTGACATAGGTTATGAAGAATACCCACACTCAGTCAAGATTGGTGTTTATAGTCTCAACAGTAATTCTTGGAAGGAAGTATGTCAGGATAAGGTATTTGTTGATTACATGAGTACGGATGTATCGGTATTTGTTGATGGTACTGCATTTTGGGTAGGCTATAATAATGAGGATTTGTGCCAGTTAGTTATGTACTTTGATACGAAGACAAATGTACTGGGACAAGTCATTTTAcctgatgacattatatttcgTGCATGTCAGCTTGAGAATCCACTTATTCTTCCATTTGGTCAATCGATTGCTTACTTTGTTGAGGTCGGTGAGGATGATGCAAGCGAGGATGATGAGGACTATGGATCTCCTCATATGGACATATGGGTATTGAACAAAGATACGATGGGTGAGTTTTCTTGGGAGGAAAAGATGAGTGTTACTTTAAGTGAAAATGTTTGGCCTGAAGTCTTGGGTATAAGGAACAATGGTGAGCCAATACAAGCAAAATTGGACAAACTGATTTCATATGATCTTGATACTCATGAACCATATGTTTTTGTTGAATCATGTGAACATTTGACTCCAACTCCCTATTACAAGGAGGGCTCTAAATCACCTTTTGTCATTCGTCCTTTCTTGGAAACTCTACTTTTTCTTGATATGGATTGA
- the LOC108218071 gene encoding uncharacterized protein LOC108218071 encodes MFDKNVGYDPIIFLWNPLVQKWRTVPESPLSTFTFRETRWNALAFGFLPEFDDYVVVHIVKPSSTCELLAFDFLGFDPPVAYEQFPHTVMIGVYSLNTNSWKEMSQDKVFVGRVSSDTVVFVNVYCLFVEIDQMDLDEEGDENGLPHLDMWILKDDMMDGLSWEKKMSVTLGENVWVEVLGTRNNGEPIQAKSNKLISYKLDTYEPYDFVKSCAHLTPSSYYKDGCESLFVIRPFVETLVFHDMDREN; translated from the exons ATGTTTGATAAAAATGTGGGTTATGATCCTATCATTTTTCTCTGGAATCCTCTTGTTCAGAAATGGAGGACTGTCCCCGAGTCTCCTCTTTCGACATTCACATTTAGGGAAACTAGGTGGAATGCTTTAGCTTTCGGGTTTTTACCGGAATTTGATGATTATGTTGTGGTACATATTGTCAAACCTAGTTCGACCTGTGAACTTTTGGCATTCGATTTCTTGGGTTTTGACCCTCCTGTGGCCTATGAGCAGTTCCCGCATACAGTCATGATTGGTGTTTATAGTCTAAACACTAATTCTTGGAAGGAAATGAGCCAAGATAAGGTTTTTGTTGGTCGAGTGTCAAGTGATACGGTCGTGTTTGTCAATG TCTATTGCTTATTTGTTGAGATTGATCAGATGGATCTAGACGAAGAGGGTGACGAAAATGGACTTCCTCATTTGGACATGTGGATATTGAAAGACGATATGATGGATGGGTTGTCTTGGGAGAAAAAGATGAGTGTTACTTTAGGTGAAAATGTTTGGGTTGAAGTTTTGGGTACAAGGAACAACGGTGAGCCAATACAagcaaaatcaaacaaattgaTTTCATACAAACTTGATACTTATGAGCCATATGATTTTGTTAAATCATGTGCTCATTTGACTCCTTCTTCCTATTACAAGGACGGCTGTGAATCACTTTTTGTCATTCGTCCTTTTGTAGAAACTTTAGTTTTTCATGATATGGATCGGGAGAATTGA